A genome region from Rattus norvegicus strain BN/NHsdMcwi chromosome 17, GRCr8, whole genome shotgun sequence includes the following:
- the Kin gene encoding DNA/RNA-binding protein KIN17 gives MGKSDFLSPKAIANRIKSKGLQKLRWYCQMCQKQCRDENGFKCHCMSESHQRQLLLASENPQQFMDYFSEEFRNDFLELLRRRFGTKRVHNNIVYNEYISHREHIHMNATQWETLTDFTKWLGREGLCKVDETPKGWYIQYIDRDPETIRRQLELEKKKKQDLDDEEKTAKFIEEQVRRGLEGKEQETPVFTELSRENDEEKVTFNLNKGAGSSAGATTSKSSSLGPSALKMLGSTASVRRKESSQSSAQPAKKKKKSALDEIMEIEEEKKRTARTDSWLQPGIIVKIITKKLGEKYHKKKGVVKEVIDRYTAVVKMTDSGDRLKLDQTHLETVIPAPGKRVLVLNGGYRGNEGTLESINEKTFSATIVIETGPLKGRRLEGIQYEDISKLA, from the exons ATGGGCAAGTCAGATTTTCTGAGCCCCAAGGCCATCGCGAATAGAATTAAGTCTAAAGGGCTGCAGAAGCTTCGCTGGTACTGCCAGATGTGCCAAAAACAATGCCGCGACGAG AATGGTTTCAAGTGTCACTGTATGTCCGAGTCTCATCAAAGACAGCTGTTGCTGGCTTCAGAAAATCCTCAGCAGTTTATGGATTATTTTTCAGA GGAATTCCGAAATGACTTTCTGGAACTTCTGAGAAGACGCTTTG GCACTAAGAGAGTCCACAACAACATTGTCTACAATGAATACATCAGCCACCGAGAGCACATCCACATGAACGCCACTCAGTGGGAGACGCTGACTGACTTTACCAAGTGGCTGGGCAGAGAGG gcttgTGTAAAGTGGATGAGACACCAAAAGGCTGGTACATTCAGTACATAGACAGAGACCCAGAAACTATACGTCGGCAActggaattagaaaaaaagaagaagcaagatCTTGACGATGAAGAAAAAACTGCCAAATTCATTGAGGAGCAGGTGAGAAGAGGCCTAGAAGGGAAAGAGCAGGAGACGCCTGTCTTTACAGAGTTAAGTCgagaaaatgatgaagaaaagGTCACGTTCAATCTGAATAAAGGAGCGGGTAGCTCAGCGGGAGCAACAACGTCCAAGTCAAGCTCGCTGGGACCGAGCGCACTGAAGATGCTGGGGAGCACAGCATCCGTGAGGCGGAAAGAGTCTTCACAGAGCTCAGCTCAGCCtgcgaagaagaagaagaagtctgCCCTGGATGAGATCATGGAGattgaggaggaaaagaaaaggaccGCACGGACAGACTCCTGGTTACAGCCTGGGATCATTGTGAAAATTATAACGAAGAAGCTTGGGGAGAAATACCACAAGAAGAAAGGGGTCGTTAAGGAAGTGATTGACAGATACACAGCTGTGGTAAAGATGACTGACTCCGGAGACAGGCTGAAACTGGACCAGACTCATTTAGAGACAGTCATTCCAGCCCCAGGGAAAAGAGTTCTAGTTTTAAACGGAGGCTACAGAGGAAATGAAGGCACCCTCGAGTCCATCAATGAAAAGACTTTTTCAGCCACGATAGTCATTGAAACGGGACCTTTGAAAGGGCGCAGACTTGAAGGTATTCAGTATGAAGACATATCTAAACTTGCTTGA
- the Kin gene encoding DNA/RNA-binding protein KIN17 isoform X1, with amino-acid sequence MVSSVTVCPSLIKDSCCWLQKILSSLWIIFQSTKRVHNNIVYNEYISHREHIHMNATQWETLTDFTKWLGREGLCKVDETPKGWYIQYIDRDPETIRRQLELEKKKKQDLDDEEKTAKFIEEQVRRGLEGKEQETPVFTELSRENDEEKVTFNLNKGAGSSAGATTSKSSSLGPSALKMLGSTASVRRKESSQSSAQPAKKKKKSALDEIMEIEEEKKRTARTDSWLQPGIIVKIITKKLGEKYHKKKGVVKEVIDRYTAVVKMTDSGDRLKLDQTHLETVIPAPGKRVLVLNGGYRGNEGTLESINEKTFSATIVIETGPLKGRRLEGIQYEDISKLA; translated from the exons ATGGTTTCAAGTGTCACTGTATGTCCGAGTCTCATCAAAGACAGCTGTTGCTGGCTTCAGAAAATCCTCAGCAGTTTATGGATTATTTTTCAGA GCACTAAGAGAGTCCACAACAACATTGTCTACAATGAATACATCAGCCACCGAGAGCACATCCACATGAACGCCACTCAGTGGGAGACGCTGACTGACTTTACCAAGTGGCTGGGCAGAGAGG gcttgTGTAAAGTGGATGAGACACCAAAAGGCTGGTACATTCAGTACATAGACAGAGACCCAGAAACTATACGTCGGCAActggaattagaaaaaaagaagaagcaagatCTTGACGATGAAGAAAAAACTGCCAAATTCATTGAGGAGCAGGTGAGAAGAGGCCTAGAAGGGAAAGAGCAGGAGACGCCTGTCTTTACAGAGTTAAGTCgagaaaatgatgaagaaaagGTCACGTTCAATCTGAATAAAGGAGCGGGTAGCTCAGCGGGAGCAACAACGTCCAAGTCAAGCTCGCTGGGACCGAGCGCACTGAAGATGCTGGGGAGCACAGCATCCGTGAGGCGGAAAGAGTCTTCACAGAGCTCAGCTCAGCCtgcgaagaagaagaagaagtctgCCCTGGATGAGATCATGGAGattgaggaggaaaagaaaaggaccGCACGGACAGACTCCTGGTTACAGCCTGGGATCATTGTGAAAATTATAACGAAGAAGCTTGGGGAGAAATACCACAAGAAGAAAGGGGTCGTTAAGGAAGTGATTGACAGATACACAGCTGTGGTAAAGATGACTGACTCCGGAGACAGGCTGAAACTGGACCAGACTCATTTAGAGACAGTCATTCCAGCCCCAGGGAAAAGAGTTCTAGTTTTAAACGGAGGCTACAGAGGAAATGAAGGCACCCTCGAGTCCATCAATGAAAAGACTTTTTCAGCCACGATAGTCATTGAAACGGGACCTTTGAAAGGGCGCAGACTTGAAGGTATTCAGTATGAAGACATATCTAAACTTGCTTGA